Proteins found in one Pseudorasbora parva isolate DD20220531a chromosome 11, ASM2467924v1, whole genome shotgun sequence genomic segment:
- the nexmifb gene encoding neurite extension and migration factor, translated as MIEPASIPGLTQDCLIQQGRTCPGCFETKDLSNVEATINLKMADMNRDYTLCPISDINMQCMSTSETVSYGEELLSDQLLSFPVPKTQLVEKKDTEKIDLDDSASKNLYEGLLLDKCNGEDGLLTSPNQDWGYFESFISESKMELLDLCSKNELSVNLFSEEDVGNYMFDDDDDSTLSSDVCSLKIRYESFQDNMREKTNVLQEETQFNFFPSVLVNCTKKESSVVKRVMDDLPPKSDELEFQNDSKGDGNECSIEQTPDYRPKMNYFIDSSNSADDSGEYSDDSSSTISSLDTFQDNRPKNLFSRKNASCSNHLNYGLRAKRKVRYSDDYLYYVESTDGERNIEKREKLPIGPKQEEDLDWCPKKRRKYSRKDPPVIIKYIIVNRFKGDKCMAVKLGRIDSADTTVSLNELTINKYEKLAPLKDFWQEKQREREEQLKLAAGDKHNSHHHAFSSSPSKRKYKLANRLRIQRIQTVEQSPKTQGLFASDPKQEVASTDETASMGMPLTIATSCASTLDPNDIIHTATRKSRSQEREEGRMGNKIFRIQKFRSEARLRSKKMRDLVENSESVTDLTEVCSLHKNMDAVGGAEDINVTPVAQSPHLCESQATNASEKFAFVTTTCSPNKEASSENMAASVSVIPGGYLQTLLDASDSSGSTGISFFPQQTQHTLDLSLEKQQFTSIQLAQSCVLSPPSESELQQSPQNCPTLNQMWHPQLGPNQQFAAADIVESAIQPNGFIGEMAMPMSESLTVSGYSQLSLESNRMLYEKNYMPEQPLPPDAEFQACQGQSQFQRATLHTDNGRLISFDSVGSLSATSSNYSSLSLKSCEKDGEDDVNENFLAHCSPKLVIQQSIEAITPLRESTDLLDISNFTPDKFRHTSLSELSPPETPNLSPQVIGREMKIAGKATDLQDGAKMSCTKDVDWNCKMIEQRDLSRYSVDGHENQLHSFNGEGNLSLGMKEENLADFDGDMMSAIKGTKAKRKNSSKQTAGQGTKKTKAPRAPKAEKGKIPRQTSRASKKLKALLDEKGGKGQSDGAAHPLKDSGSEEWTGIVCSESQSQVHDDQREFEEPSNILSNIVSGMAEVQRFMMASVEPIWGPAANVCLPSEANSLKLKTLKILAGTSSDPKKKGTCGANGGTKGRKSGTKGGKTQAKFNASLPFFPQLALGCNMFDKPSLAVPGVNGPAHKKMYRHKTSAKFPRIENLKGTRPERDPNKDISLMASFEKLR; from the coding sequence atgataGAACCTGCGAGCATCCCTGGGCTCACACAGGACTGTTTGATCCAGCAAGGTCGCACCTGTCCGGGCTGCTTTGAGACCAAGGATTTGTCCAATGTAGAGGCCACTATCAACCTCAAAATGGCTGACATGAACCGAGACTACACCCTCTGCCCGATCTCTGACATTAACATGCAATGTATGAGCACAAGTGAGACAGTAAGTTATGGAGAAGAGCTCCTCTCAGATCAGCTTTTGAGCTTTCCTGTCCCGAAAACCCAGCTTGTGGAGAAGAAGGACACTGAGAAAATAGACTTAGATGATTCAGCCTCAAAAAACCTGTATGAGGGCCTGCTATTAGACAAGTGCAATGGAGAGGATGGCTTGCTTACCAGTCCAAATCAGGACTGGGGCTATTTTGAGTCCTTCATTAGTGAGAGTAAGATGGAATTGCTGGATCTCTGCTCCAAGAATGAGTTATCCGTAAATCTCTTCTCTGAGGAAGATGTGGGCAATTACAtgtttgatgatgatgatgattccACGTTGAGCAGCGATGTGTGCTCGCTAAAGATCCGATATGAGTCCTTCCAAGACAACATGAGGGAGAAAACCAATGTTTTGCAAGAAGAAACCCAGTTCAACTTTTTCCCAAGTGTCTTGGTAAACTGCACAAAGAAAGAAAGTAGCGTGGTAAAGCGAGTTATGGATGATCTACCACCTAAATCAGATGAGCTTGAATTTCAAAATGACAGCAAAGGGGATGGAAATGAATGCTCCATAGAGCAAACACCCGATTACAGGCCCAAAATGAACTACTTCATTGATTCAAGCAACTCGGCTGATGATTCAGGGGAGTATAGTGATGACAGCTCCTCCACCATCTCCTCTCTTGACACCTTCCAAGACAACAGGCCTAAAAACTTGTTCTCACGAAAGAACGCAAGCTGCTCAAACCATCTGAACTATGGATTACGGGCTAAGAGAAAAGTAAGGTATAGTGATGACTACTTGTATTATGTTGAGTCCACTGATGGGGAAAGAAACATTGAAAAGCGAGAGAAGCTACCGATTGGTCCAAAACAAGAAGAAGATCTTGACTGGTGCCCTAAAAAGAGACGAAAATACTCTCGTAAGGATCCACCTGTAATAATCAAATACATTATTGTCAACAGGTTCAAAGGAGATAAATGCATGGCTGTGAAGCTAGGCAGAATCGATTCAGCCGACACAACAGTAAGCTTAAATGAGCTTACAATCAACAAATACGAGAAACTTGCACCTCTGAAAGATTTCTGGCAGGAgaaacagagagaaagagaggaacAGCTTAAGCTGGCAGCAGGAGATAAACACAATTCTCACCATCATGCCTTTAGTTCGAGCCCCTCCAAAAGGAAATACAAGCTAGCAAACAGGCTTAGAATTCAGAGAATTCAAACTGTGGAGCAATCACCCAAAACCCAGGGCCTCTTTGCCTCTGATCCCAAGCAGGAGGTTGCTTCTACAGATGAAACTGCCTCCATGGGAATGCCATTAACAATAGCCACCAGCTGTGCAAGCACATTAGACCCAAATGACATCATACACACTGCCACCCGGAAAAGCAGATCACAAGAGAGGGAGGAAGGGAGAATGGGAAATAAAATATTCAGAATACAGAAATTCAGAAGTGAAGCCAGACTTAGGAGCAAGAAAATGAGAGACCTTGTGGAGAATAGCGAGAGCGTGACAGACCTGACAGAAGTTTGCTCGCTGCATAAGAATATGGACGCCGTAGGAGGTGCTGAAGATATAAACGTCACCCCGGTGGCACAGAGTCCCCATTTGTGTGAGAGTCAAGCAACTAATGCCtctgaaaaatttgcttttgtTACTACCACCTGCTCCCCTAACAAAGAGGCATCATCTGAGAACATGGCTGCAAGTGTTTCTGTTATCCCAGGGGGATACCTGCAGACATTGTTAGATGCCTCTGATTCTTCAGGTAGCACTGGTATCTCGTTTTTCCCTCAGCAGACCCAACACACACTGGATCTCTCTTTGGAAAAGCAGCAGTTCACCTCAATTCAGCTTGCACAAAGTTGTGTCCTTTCTCCACCATCAGAGTCAGAGCTCCAGCAGTCACCCCAGAATTGTCCAACTCTTAACCAAATGTGGCACCCCCAGCTTGGTCCCAACCAGCAGTTTGCTGCTGCAGATATTGTTGAATCTGCGATTCAACCCAACGGCTTTATTGGAGAAATGGCTATGCCGATGTCTGAGAGTCTGACTGTGTCAGGCTATAGCCAGCTGAGTCTGGAGAGCAACAGAATGCTTTATGAAAAGAATTACATGCCTGAGCAGCCACTGCCTCCTGATGCTGAGTTTCAAGCATGTCAGGGGCAGTCACAGTTTCAAAGAGCCACACTGCACACCGACAACGGCCGGCTCATCAGTTTCGACTCAGTTGGCTCACTGTCAGCTACTTCTAGTAATTACAGCTCTCTGAGTCTTAAGTCCTGCGAGAAAGATGGCGAGGATGATGTGAATGAGAACTTTCTGGCCCACTGCAGTCCAAAACTGGTGATTCAGCAAAGCATCGAAGCAATCACACCCCTGAGGGAGTCCACAGACCTGCTGGATATCTCCAACTTCACTCCAGATAAATTCAGACACACATCACTGTCAGAACTCTCTCCACCAGAGACACCTAATTTATCCCCTCAAGTTATAGGCCGTGAGATGAAGATAGCTGGGAAGGCCACTGACCTCCAGGATGGGGCCAAGATGTCATGCACCAAAGACGTGGACTGGAACTGTAAAATGATTGAGCAGCGAGATCTGTCTAGATATTCAGTCGATGGTCACGAGAATCAATTGCACAGTTTTAACGGTGAAGGCAACTTAAGTCTGGGGATGAAGGAGGAAAATCTAGCTGACTTTGATGGTGATATGATGAGTGCAATTAAGGGGACCAAGGCAAAAAGGAAAAATAGCAGCAAACAAACTGCAGGGCAGGGTACCAAAAAAACCAAAGCCCCTAGAGCTCCTAAGGCAGAAAAGGGCAAAATTCCACGTCAGACTTCACGCGCATCTAAAAAGTTAAAGGCTTTACTGGATGAGAAGGGTGGAAAAGGCCAGAGTGATGGTGCTGCTCATCCACTGAAGGACAGTGGCTCTGAGGAATGGACAGGAATAGTTTGTTCAGAGAGCCAAAGTCAAGTCCACGATGACCAGCGGGAGTTTGAAGAGCCATCCAACATCTTGTCAAATATTGTCTCAGGGATGGCCGAAGTACAGAGATTCATGATGGCCTCTGTTGAGCCAATATGGGGCCCTGCAGCAAACGTCTGCTTGCCCTCAGAGGCTAACAGCCTCAAGTTAAAAACTCTCAAAATCCTAGCAGGAACTTCATCTGACCCGAAGAAGAAAGGCACTTGTGGGGCTAATGGGGGCACAAAAGGCAGAAAAAGTGGGACAAAAGGTGGCAAAACCCAGGCAAAGTTCAATGCCTCCCTACCTTTTTTCCCTCAGTTGGCTTTGGGCTGTAATATGTTTGACAAGCCTAGCCTTGCCGTTCCTGGTGTAAATGGGCCTGCTCACAAAAAGATGTACCGTCACAAAACCAGTGCAAAATTCCCTCGGATTGAAAATCTAAAGGGCACGCGACCAGAACGAGACCCAAATAAGGACATATCATTAATGGCATCTTTTGAGAAACTGAGGTAA